The following are encoded in a window of Haliotis asinina isolate JCU_RB_2024 chromosome 14, JCU_Hal_asi_v2, whole genome shotgun sequence genomic DNA:
- the LOC137261642 gene encoding uncharacterized protein: MPPNLVVFLTLAVAVPAALAATCTKCKADFDSVYNSASTTNTQKCDAIKAYGGCLSKASGDGCTAVIARSGEASAAVIALAGAGYTCTLTATCICELAYLERSMTTDDLKCVAAAKYVECTYQTTTAGCDSTKTSADMRYAARMKATTHCGCASGNALQVSFMSFVFIAVGMFLKN, translated from the exons ATGCCACCCAACCTCGTTGTATTCCTGACCCTTGCAG ttgcGGTCCCGGCAGCTCTGGCAGCGACGTGTACGAAGTGCAAAGCCGACTTTGACAGCGTCTACAACAGTGCCTCCACAACGAATACCCAGAAATGCGA TGCCATTAAGGCGTACGGTGGATGTCTATCGAAGGCAAGCGGAGATGGATGCACTGCTGTGATAGCCAGGTCTGGGGAAGCTTCGGCTGCAGTTATCGCCCTTGCTGGAGCAGGATACACCTGTA CACTAACAGCGACATGTATTTGTGAACTCGCCTACCTGGAAAGATCAATGACAACCGATGACTTGAAATGTGT AGCTGCAGCCAAGTATGTTGAGTGTACTTACCAGACAACCACCGCTGGATGTGACTCGACCAAGACGAGCGCTGATATGCGTTATGCAGCCAGGATGAAGGCCACAACTCATTGCGGATGTGCCTCCG GCAACGCTCTCCAAGTCTCCTTCATGAGCTTCGTGTTCATCGCTGTTGGGATGTTTCTGAAGAACTAA
- the LOC137260825 gene encoding octapeptide-repeat protein T2-like yields MYRERKCAEEGISDSDEKMRHERKRVSERKSDRGRERDRKGRERDKERERTGKERGIEKERVSIRDMYRKRNKEREAEEERGKGKREGQRKREDITEKGIEKESTEREIEKDRVPMRDM; encoded by the exons ATGTATCGTGAGAGAAAGTGTGCTGAAGAAGGGATCAGTGATAGCGACGAGAAGATGAGACACG aaagaaAGAGGGTCAGTGAGAGGAAGAGTGACAGAGGAAGAGAGAGGGACAGAAAAGGAAGAGAGAGGGACAAGGAGAGAGAAAGGACAGGTAAAGAAAGAGGAatagagaaagagagagtgtCAATAAGAGACATGTACAGAAAGAGGAACAAGGAAAGAGAGGCAGAGGAAGAGAGAGGGAAGGGGAAGAGAGAGGGACAAAGAAAGAGAGAAGACATTACAGAAAAAGGAATAGAGAAAGAGAGTACAGAAAGAGAAATAGAGAAAGACAGAGTGCCAATGAGAGACATGTAA